The Mesoaciditoga lauensis cd-1655R = DSM 25116 genome window below encodes:
- a CDS encoding YceD family protein, producing MLKLKLDALKHEKTFRIEESLDWKNLELNGESYPYFKPVAVKIEATFSRGRIDVKGSVNTGIIHPCDRCLGPVYLEINGKVDALYLPEDKKTKYVEKSVELTDLDNTFYYNPNDELIDLEDRVIEAIVIEVPIKVLCSEDCKGLCSYCGINLNKHPDHVCPHLEKKESPFAILKEKFK from the coding sequence ATGTTGAAATTAAAACTTGATGCTTTGAAACACGAGAAAACCTTCCGTATAGAGGAATCTCTTGATTGGAAGAATTTGGAACTGAACGGTGAGTCTTACCCTTATTTCAAACCAGTTGCCGTTAAAATAGAGGCAACTTTTTCGCGTGGTAGGATAGATGTTAAGGGAAGCGTGAACACAGGGATAATTCATCCATGCGATAGGTGTTTGGGGCCAGTTTATCTTGAGATAAACGGGAAAGTGGATGCGTTGTATCTTCCAGAAGACAAAAAAACGAAGTACGTGGAAAAGAGCGTAGAATTAACCGATCTGGACAACACGTTTTATTACAATCCAAACGATGAACTCATCGATCTAGAAGACAGGGTGATAGAAGCTATTGTTATAGAAGTACCGATAAAGGTTTTGTGTAGTGAGGATTGCAAAGGGTTATGTTCGTATTGTGGGATAAATCTCAACAAACATCCAGATCATGTTTGTCCGCATCTCGAGAAGAAAGAATCGCCGTTTGCAATATTGAAAGAGAAGTTCAAATAA
- the rpmF gene encoding 50S ribosomal protein L32: MAVPKKKPSKARTSRRRATYYKSIKVATVECPNCGEPMLPHHVCLNCGYYNGKQVLEVKE; encoded by the coding sequence ATGGCAGTACCTAAGAAGAAACCATCAAAGGCCAGAACAAGCAGAAGAAGGGCCACATATTACAAATCCATAAAGGTTGCAACGGTTGAATGTCCAAATTGTGGAGAACCAATGCTGCCTCATCACGTGTGCCTTAACTGTGGTTACTACAACGGCAAGCAAGTGCTGGAAGTCAAGGAGTGA
- the plsX gene encoding phosphate acyltransferase PlsX, translated as MARIALDAFGSDNAPYEETQGALLFVKKTNHTVILVGDEEKLKTLVPEGTERVEIFHAPKRFGMSQKPTEILRMKDSSLAASAQLVKEGKADGFVSAGNTGAILVCGTFIVGRIKGVERPAIATTIPSVKGGTVLIDSGANASLKPQNYPQIAVMGLAYAKAVLGRKDPKCGLLNVGSEPEKGNDTVKEAYAFMKEKLGDAFVGNVEGRDICMGDVDVVVSDGFSGNIALKTLEGVGAFFSKSLKDSIKKSNIFQKIGALMMKGTFNSFKESFDYRKYGGAFLLGVNGTVVKAHGSSDEVAIYNALRVASQGVKNHILDRINEGI; from the coding sequence TTGGCAAGGATAGCACTCGATGCATTTGGAAGTGATAACGCTCCCTACGAAGAGACGCAGGGAGCGCTTTTGTTCGTAAAAAAGACAAACCATACCGTTATCCTCGTCGGGGATGAAGAAAAGCTTAAAACACTTGTCCCTGAGGGAACAGAGAGAGTGGAAATCTTTCATGCGCCGAAGCGTTTTGGAATGTCACAAAAGCCAACAGAAATACTTCGCATGAAAGACAGTTCCCTTGCGGCAAGCGCACAGCTCGTCAAGGAAGGAAAAGCGGATGGCTTTGTCAGCGCCGGTAACACGGGCGCAATTCTTGTGTGTGGAACGTTCATAGTTGGAAGAATTAAAGGTGTTGAAAGACCTGCCATAGCCACCACCATTCCATCTGTTAAGGGCGGAACCGTTCTCATAGACTCTGGAGCAAATGCCAGCCTTAAACCTCAAAATTACCCTCAAATTGCCGTTATGGGATTGGCGTATGCAAAAGCCGTTTTGGGAAGAAAAGATCCAAAGTGTGGCCTCTTGAATGTTGGCAGTGAACCTGAAAAGGGGAATGATACGGTTAAAGAGGCTTACGCATTCATGAAAGAAAAGTTGGGAGATGCTTTCGTTGGCAACGTTGAGGGAAGAGATATATGCATGGGAGACGTTGACGTTGTGGTAAGCGATGGATTCAGCGGAAATATTGCCCTTAAAACGCTTGAAGGTGTTGGCGCCTTCTTTTCAAAAAGCTTGAAGGATTCAATCAAAAAATCGAACATCTTTCAAAAGATAGGCGCTTTGATGATGAAAGGAACTTTCAACTCTTTCAAAGAAAGCTTTGATTACAGAAAGTACGGCGGTGCTTTTCTTCTAGGAGTTAACGGAACGGTGGTGAAAGCTCACGGATCTTCCGATGAAGTGGCGATATACAACGCGTTAAGGGTAGCCTCCCAAGGCGTGAAAAACCATATTTTAGACAGGATAAATGAGGGGATATGA
- the glmS gene encoding glutamine--fructose-6-phosphate transaminase (isomerizing) translates to MCGIYGFIGEGKVEELINGLKKLEYRGYDSAGIAFAKDGTLVVEKHTGKVDELRDFISNDLKDKIRAGIAHTRWATHGVPNDVNAHPQTDCTNKIAVVHNGIIENFSALRAQLQAEGHKFTSQTDTEVVAHLVEKYFEGDLLEAVRKAILDLEGTYAIGVLHADVEDEIIFARKKSPLVLTADGERSFCASDVTPLLSKNREVVFLEDGQIARLKAGTFEIFESSGKKVQPTSKYIEWSEKDAEKGGYKHFMLKEIHEEPRVLSDALVGRIKDDEVYLKELEGWEDYLKSVDKINVIACGTSYHAGLVFKYFFESLRPFNIEVEVSSEYRYRNVLIDDKTLTVAISQSGETADTLESVRLVKSRGGKVLAISNVVGSTLTREADKTIYINAGPEISVASTKAYIGQLVVLYLLALYLEKINGHDHKEIVQNVSKLPQLADNFIISSADKIENAAEKYVGYSNFMYIGRGINFPSALEGALKLKEISYTNAVGYQAGELKHGPIALLDEKFPVMAIAVDDKLREKMISNILETKARNAHVVAILTKGDESTAKIVDDAIFLPQLPDYLYPFLIGTTFQLFAYHVANGRNLNIDMPRNLAKSVTVE, encoded by the coding sequence ATGTGCGGCATATATGGTTTTATAGGTGAGGGAAAGGTAGAGGAACTTATAAACGGACTGAAAAAATTGGAATATCGTGGTTATGATTCGGCTGGCATCGCATTTGCAAAAGATGGGACGTTGGTGGTCGAAAAGCACACCGGGAAAGTTGATGAATTGCGGGATTTCATCTCCAACGATTTGAAAGATAAAATAAGGGCCGGCATAGCTCACACTAGATGGGCAACGCATGGGGTTCCGAATGATGTGAATGCCCATCCACAAACGGATTGTACTAACAAGATAGCGGTTGTTCACAACGGCATAATAGAAAATTTTTCAGCACTGAGAGCTCAATTGCAGGCGGAAGGGCACAAGTTCACTTCGCAGACCGATACGGAAGTTGTTGCCCATTTGGTGGAAAAGTACTTTGAAGGCGATCTCCTGGAAGCGGTTAGAAAGGCCATTCTTGATTTGGAAGGCACATACGCTATAGGAGTTTTACATGCAGATGTTGAGGATGAGATAATATTCGCACGAAAGAAGAGCCCACTTGTTCTCACCGCAGATGGAGAAAGGAGCTTTTGTGCGTCTGATGTAACTCCACTGTTGTCCAAAAATCGTGAAGTTGTCTTTTTGGAAGATGGGCAAATTGCACGTTTAAAAGCTGGAACTTTTGAGATATTCGAGTCCTCTGGGAAAAAAGTGCAGCCAACGTCAAAGTACATTGAGTGGAGCGAGAAAGACGCCGAAAAAGGTGGATACAAACATTTCATGCTCAAAGAAATACACGAAGAACCGCGAGTTTTGTCAGATGCCCTTGTTGGCAGAATAAAAGATGATGAAGTGTATCTGAAAGAACTCGAAGGATGGGAAGATTATTTAAAAAGCGTTGACAAGATAAACGTTATCGCGTGTGGCACCAGTTATCACGCTGGTTTGGTTTTCAAATATTTCTTTGAAAGCTTGCGACCATTCAACATAGAAGTTGAGGTTTCCTCTGAGTATAGATACAGGAACGTTCTGATAGATGACAAAACCCTTACCGTCGCGATAAGCCAGTCTGGCGAAACGGCCGATACGCTTGAAAGCGTACGGTTGGTAAAATCTCGCGGGGGGAAAGTGCTTGCCATTTCGAACGTTGTAGGCTCCACTTTGACACGCGAAGCCGATAAGACTATATACATAAACGCCGGGCCGGAGATAAGCGTTGCGTCTACAAAGGCTTACATAGGACAGCTTGTTGTGCTTTACCTGCTGGCACTTTATCTTGAAAAGATAAACGGACATGATCATAAAGAGATAGTGCAAAATGTTTCGAAATTGCCGCAATTGGCGGACAATTTCATAATCTCTTCAGCGGATAAGATAGAGAATGCGGCTGAAAAATACGTTGGTTATTCAAATTTCATGTATATAGGAAGGGGAATAAATTTCCCGTCCGCTTTAGAAGGGGCTTTAAAGCTTAAAGAGATAAGCTATACCAACGCTGTAGGATACCAGGCTGGAGAGTTAAAGCATGGGCCGATAGCGCTACTTGACGAGAAATTTCCGGTAATGGCAATAGCGGTAGACGATAAATTGAGAGAAAAGATGATTTCAAATATTCTTGAAACGAAAGCGAGAAATGCGCATGTCGTTGCGATTCTTACCAAAGGTGATGAGAGTACGGCGAAGATAGTGGATGATGCCATATTTTTGCCG